A region of Paractinoplanes abujensis DNA encodes the following proteins:
- a CDS encoding TetR/AcrR family transcriptional regulator — MTQEDGRTGSRERILAAAAAMLAEDVTASLSVRAVAARAGVSTGSLRFHFPNQRALKDAVLGRIYGHMFPDDPIKDRSLPARDRLVTCLRQVLAPAGVGEQAREAWTIAYRTYIAAEPTEEVRAAYLGLEQGGWRRIEYWLSVLADEGALPKEDHARRVRFLLTVLNGLSIERALPAGDSILESETETLYLAVDSVLSGL, encoded by the coding sequence GTGACACAGGAAGACGGCAGAACCGGCTCACGGGAACGGATTCTGGCCGCCGCGGCGGCGATGCTCGCCGAAGACGTGACGGCGAGTCTGAGCGTGCGCGCGGTCGCGGCGCGGGCCGGGGTGAGCACGGGTTCGCTCCGGTTCCACTTCCCGAACCAGCGCGCGCTGAAGGACGCCGTGCTCGGCCGGATCTACGGCCACATGTTCCCCGACGACCCGATCAAGGACCGGTCGCTGCCCGCCCGGGACCGGCTGGTCACCTGCCTGCGCCAAGTGCTCGCCCCGGCCGGCGTGGGGGAGCAGGCGCGTGAGGCGTGGACCATCGCCTACCGCACGTACATCGCGGCCGAGCCGACCGAGGAGGTGCGCGCGGCGTACCTGGGCCTGGAGCAAGGAGGCTGGCGCCGCATCGAATACTGGCTGTCGGTCCTCGCCGACGAGGGCGCGCTGCCGAAAGAGGACCATGCGCGCCGCGTGAGGTTCCTGCTCACCGTCCTCAACGGACTCTCGATCGAACGGGCCCTGCCCGCCGGGGACTCGATCCTGGAGTCCGAGACCGAGACCCTCTACCTGGCCGTCGACAGCGTGCTCAGCGGGCTGTGA